The DNA window GCTAATAAATGGCTAGTGCTCCAGCTCCAGCGTCGCATCTGGCCGCGTATCGAAATCGTTAACGAAAAGAATGCGATGAATCTTAACGCCTCGTCGTGCTTTATGGCGGAGGTAGACAACTATGCGAGTCTGCCGGGCGTGGATAACAAGGAGTTGCGCCGCTTTGCTGACCGCATCGCCGGATAGTTGCTGCAAAATTATGACCGCTATTGTGAGGCGTTTATCGCTGAAAATAACGGGGATAATTCGCAGCTAATTAGCAACAGTGTGCAGGCTGAATTCTATGGCCGCATCGCGCGTATGGTGCGGGCGTTTAACGTCACACCGGTGCATTGGCGCAAATATCTCAAAGGCAGGCTGGACGCTACATCAGCGATTGCCAGTCTGTCACGTCTGGTTAACTCCGAGTGGTGGGAACGCCAGTTGAAGGCTCAGCGCACGCGCTGGCGTGAGGCGTTGCTTATTGCTGCCGGTGAAGTGAACCTCAAAAAACACCCTTACGCGAGTAAGCAGGCTATCCGTGAGGTGCAGGCCCGGCGGCTTGCTAATATGGACTATCTGAAAGGGTGCGAGCTGGAGAACGTTGCTACCGGTGAGCGTATCGACCTAATTGATAAGGTTATGGCCAGCATATCTAACCCGGAAATCCGCCGGATGGAGCTGATGAGCACCATCGCAGGGATAGAGAAATTTGCGGCCAGCGAGAAGCATGTCGGCATGTTTATCACCATCACCACCCCATCGAAATACCACCCGATCCGCGTCGTCGGCAAAGAAGGGGCTGAAAAAGTCCAGTTTAACCACAACTGGGATTTAGAGGCTTTTCACCGAAAGACGGCCAGCGTTATCTTGTGCACATCTGGAGCAAGATGCGCACCGCGTTTAAAGACAACGATTTGAGCGTTTACGGTATGCGCGTCGTTGAGCCACACCATGACGGTACGCCGCACTGGCATATGATGCTTTTCTGCCAGCGCAAGCAGCGTCAGGACGTCATCTATATTATGCGTCGCTATGCCTTGAAAGAGGACGGCGACGAGCGAGGTGCGGCAAAGAACCGGTTTGAAGCCAAACACATGAACAAGGGCGGTGCGGCGGGGTATATCGCTAAATACATCGCCAAAAATATCGACGGTTATGCGCTCGACGGCCAGATTGACCACGACACCGGCAAGCCGCTGCGCGATATGGCTGCGGCGGTGACCTCCTGGGTGTCAACGTGGCGCATCCCGCAGTTTCAGCCTATTGGCGTGCCCACCATGGGCGCTTACCGTGAGTGCCGGGCCGCTTGCCTTCGTGGCGTTAGCCTGTCCGATTCCTTTGACGAGCGAGTCGAGGCAGTGCGTGCGGCGGCTGATGCTGGAGACTTTGCCGCCTATATCGCCGGGCAGGGCGGTGCAAACGTCCCGCGTGATGTGCAGACTGTTCGCGTTGCGCGCTAGGTGGCTGATGAGCCGAACGCGTATGACGAAGAAGTGCAAAAGATTGTCGGCATTTTTGCCCCGCACCTTGGCGCAGGCCATATCCACGAAACCCGGTCAACAGAATGGCGCATTGTCCGCAAGGCTGTTGACGTTAATCTTTTGACTTTAAAAAGCGCCTCCGGCGCGCCTCGGAGTCCTGTCAATAACTGTGGGGAGGTTCAGCGAGAACCTGATCCAGATATGCAGGTAGCAACGCCTGAGTATGTCACGGCGGTGATGGGTTTGATTGAGAGCGGGGATGTTAGCTGGGATGACGCCGACGTCGCCAAGACGATGAGATACGCTCTAAGACAGCAATCACCGAAGAGTAGCCACCTAGAAATTGCTCGAAATCGCAAGAAATCACAGAATGACTCGCCGTCGGCGCGTCTAACTCCGGCAGAAAGAGCTAGGGTTCCGCAAATCCGGCTTGAGCTGGCGCGCCAGGGAATTATTGCTGAACCTTGGGAACTGAAAGTATTGACACGTGGAGCTACGGTGATTAAAGATGGTATAGAGCTTTCATATCTTACATGTGACGATTGGCCGAGTTTTCAGTAGAAAATGTAAAGAGGAACAATGCGGGGAAACTAATCAGTTGCACAGCAGAAAAACGAAATGTAGTAATTCATTCCTACATAGTCTCATTGGACAATAAAATCATCTGAATAGCATTAAAGATAAAATCCCCATGAGCGTGTTTTTCCTCGGCGCTGCTCACGAATAGGTCATATCTAAGGTGCCTTGCTGATAATTAGGTTTTATTCTTAGTATCACTCTCGTTTTCATCATCAAGACAGTCATCATGAAATATTTTTATAGATTCAAATAATTCATTGGTCATGCTTTCGTCATAACTTCCTTCCCGCCACATATTATATAGATCCCTGATTTTGTTTTTTGCCTGACCATAAGCTATGGATTGGTTGTTTACTCCACTTTTATCTAACGGTTCATGATGGACATCGATATAAAAAAATCGAATATTTAGATTGTCACTTGACGGTTTTATTACACTTACATCTGCGAAACAACAATCACCAACTACTGTAGGGCATTGACTGGGGTTAAGGTGTTGCAGTAGCGGTGAAACCTTATTTAGGGTCCCTTGCTTAGAACAGTAAGCGGTCCATTTGTTTTCATGTAAGTATTTTAACCAATCTTTAAAGTAAAATGTAGATTTGGCTTTTTGATAATAGATGAAAACCCCTGCATGGTTGTCTCTTTTTATATATCTAGTGAGGAGTTGAAGTAAACCTTCAAATATTTTTTGGTTACCATAACCTATTTTTGCTTCTGCAATCCATTCGTAAGCATCATCTTTTGAGTGTACAGTAATGTCTACGCTACCATTTTTTTTAGTTTGCTCAGATGCTCTATAACCCAGATGGATTAAAGAGGAAGCGATAGAGTGACTTAATTTATCTTCATCATCGCAATAGTATTTGTCACTTGATGATTCAATAAGTTTTATAATTGATGCAATATCAGAATATAATGTTGAGATGAAATTATCTTCGCTATCGAATTTATTTCTTTTATGTAGTTCTGCTGTGATTTTTTGCTTTTCCATCTTTAATCCAAATTTATCAAACAATAAAATGAAAGGTATTTTGGATTGAAATCTTCGAGCTCTACACCATTTATATCAACAGGTTCTTGGTTGTTTAATATATAATTATTATATTCCTCGAAAGGAATTTCAATATACTGCCTATCTTCTTGCTCGTAGCAATATTTTATATCGAAAAACTTTGAGCCTCCACCACTAAAAAATTGAACCACTTTCAATAAATCATCGTTATTGGTGGTTTTAATTGCTTGACGCAACAATGGTATTGTATAAATTTCCTTGTGGGTGTGATTCTCGATATATTCAAGGAGATTATAGTAAAATCGTTGAGAATCCTCAGTAATAAAAACTGAAGAATCACAAAGATCTTTTACTAACTCTCTTTGTTTTATGATCATTGAGCGCATTCTATCATTTCGCTCTAGTGAGGATATCATTTATCACTCCATAATGTGCCTGATGATCCGCTGTCTGGGTGAAGTAAAATCCTCCACAAAACTTGTTAACAGCCCAATCAATTTTGCTAGGTTCGAAACCAATTTCGTTTGAAACGATCTCTTTCTGCAGTTTACTATCGAGTCTTACAGCAACACCAGAAACTTTTAAATTTAATGAGTTAGTTGATCCGCTTTGTGTTTTAGATACTACTTCTCGATAACGAGCATCATAGCTAGGGTCATTTCTACATCGAAGCACCGCATCTTCATCGCCATTGGGGTCAAGAAAATCGACCTGAACTAAACGTCCATAACTTTTATCATTATAAATATTAGAAATTGCATTGTAGAAATTAACAGTATCAAGATTAAGATTAATATTTAACTCAACCATCAATTCAAGGAGTTTATTTCTCAACTCGCCCATTGCTTTATCTGCAGATCTTTTCCCGAGCGACTTATCAACTCTATATTCAATTCGGCTTAGATCATTTGGAATAAATACGGTGTTGAAGTATTGTTCTGGATATTGATTACTACGAAGCTTACTGCGGCCATTTATTGTTCTTAATATTACATAAGAATAAATAATGGCTTTTCCATCGCCCATATCTTCAATTGAAGTGATGAAGTGGCCAGAGATAGGTGGTAGACCATTACCATCCTCTAATTTGGTCGGGAATACGGATTGAAAGGTTGGGTCGAAGTTGTTATATCCTGTAATCGTTGGAATGAGATGTAAATCGCCACCTTTGATATAATCTATAGAATAATAATGATTGGCTGCCGTTATTATTTTTAATGTAATTAATCGTAAGTTTGAATAATTAGCAGGCGTGCCTTGTTTTGTTGGGTCACTTAGCGTTTTTCTTAAGTTTTCTAATGTACTTGCCCATCTGGTTGTCACATCAAAGCCATGTCGGCCACCTACACGACGAAAATATGCTAACTCCGTAGTTTGCTCTAGTCCTTTCAATAAGTTATCAATCTCAACTACAGGTACGGATGCTGTCACGGGCGTGTTAAGAACTTGCTGAGTACTCATTTTGTGTAGTTCCTTTTTGAACAAAATCAAACAAACCATTTAAGGTATAAAAAGAAGCTCAAAGATGACTCTATTTTTTATCATTAAATGTAATAAAGTCCACGCATAAATTTGCATTTTTTTGCATTTCTCTATTGGGTTTTCATTCTTTGATTTGAACCATGGCTGGCAAGGCTGCGAGTGAAGCAAGCAACTGCATGAAAATCGACACATGAAGCGGGCAGGCGTGGCGGGGATAGCATTGCGCGCAGGCACGTATTTAATTATCAGAATTGACGGCGTCAGCGCGTCGTGATGGTGTTTTGACATTCTGTTTTGATTCGCGGGTGCGTGTGGTGGAGTGGGCCGAGGTGGGCGTCTGAGGGCGTTTTGGGGTGGGTATGAAAAGGCCGCCAATGAGGCTAACACCGATCGGTTAAGCAAAATGATCGGTTGCGCGAGTCCGGCTTTGTGCCAGCCAAGCTGATAATCGAAAGACTCGTCGTAAAAAATATCCTCAAGCTTTGCGATAGCCTCATCGCTGAAATAGTTCTTTGTCGGCTTTTTGCGCTCGCCTTTGTTGGGGTTGGCAACGTTGGGATTAAGGTCGGCTTCGTTGCCGGAATTCATGTAGCGCCTGACGCGCGCAAGTCGCTCAATCTGGCGGCCTAACAGGTCAATTTCTTTGTAGTCGCTGCCCTCTTTTTTTGTCTTGAGAACGAGCTGCACCATTCGCGCCTCGATGCTGGACTCCACACGGGAGATCGGCGCGATATCGTCCCATTTTTCCCGCTGTTTCCAGCTTTGCACCGTGGGTGCTTTCTGCTTCAACATTTCCGCGATTTGCTTCACGGAGAAACCTTGCCAGTTCAGCAACGCGGCCTGTCGGCGCGGGTCGCTGAGTAGCGAGGTGTCGGTCTGGATTTGCATGATATGCCCTCGTGTGGATGACGAGGGCAAGGCTACGCAAGCCACGACGGCCGCGCGCTAAGGTGCTGTTGTCTGGGGGGATAGTCCGTCGGCAGTCGCTGGCCGTGAGGGTGGTCAGTCGGGAAACTAGCCCGACCTTAACCACTCAGGACAATGGCTCATGGCAAAGAAAGTATCTAAATGGTTTCGCATTGGCGTCGAGGGCGACACCTGTGACAACCGCGTAATTGACGGTGACGATTCGCGCCCGCTCCGCTGATTTTCGTGGTTCGCTCAATGCCCGCCGGGAGGAGTCTTACCACGACACAACGCTAAGCGCGGTGATTAGCAAGATTGCCGAGCGAAACAAGCTGTCGGCAATTGTCGCGAAAGGATTGGCCGAGATTAAAGTCCCGCATATCGACCAGTCGCAGGAGTCTGACGCCAAGTTCCTGACGCGCCTCGTCACCCGTAACGGCGCGGAGGTGTCGATAAAAGCCGGGAGGCTGTTATTTATCAGGGCCGGGAATGGTGTGACCGCCAGCGGCAAGCCAATACCGCAGATGACTATTGAGCGTCGCGACAGTGACGGGCATCAGTTTGCCATTGCAGACCGGGCGGCCTATACCGGCGTCACGGCCAAATGGCTGCACACCAAAGACCCTAAGCCGCAAAAGCAGCACGTAAAACCCAAGCGTAAACCGAAGCCGCAGCACCTGCGCGCGTTGCAACATCCAAAGGCAAAACCGGTTGCTGCCAAGAAAGCGGCGACCAAGCCGAAAGAGGAGCGTGAAGGGGAATACATGACCGGCGAGGCCGATAATGTGTTTGCTATCACCACAGTCTACGCCAGCAAGGCACAGGCGATGCGTGCAGCACTGGCGAAGTGGGATAAGTTACAACGTGGTGTTGCGGAGTTTTCTATCAATCTTGCCATGGGGCGCGCGGATTTATTTCCAGAAACGCCGGTAGCAGTGAGGGGGTTTAAGCACGTCATAGACGAGCAGGCGTGGACAATCACTAGAACTTGAGGTTAAGCTTTTAGATGTGGAGTACGAAGAGGAAAATTAGCAAGGCTGGTTTGTTAGTAATTAATTGATATTAAAGTAAAAAAGACTAAAATAACTTTATCAATATTGAATGGTTGAGGTGATAAATTATGTTTCATTGCAATATCTGCGGAACTGCTGCACATGCTCGTTCAAGTCGTTATCTCAGTGAGAATACCAAAGAACGTTATCACCAGTGTCAGAACATCAACTGCAGTCATACATTTGTCACCATGGAAACAATTGGACGCACCATTATGAAACCCGGCCATGTGGTGCCGGTGTTACCTCACCCGACACATTACGGTCAGCAAAGCATGTTGATGTAGCTAAAACGAAGAATCCCCGGAAAACCGGGGATTTTTTTTCGAAGTGTGGTCAATGCGTGGACACGCTTAGAAATAAATCCTTTTATTTCAAATGACTAATGTATCTTTGCTAGGCCGCTGCGGCGGCCTTTTTCCTGGCCGTTATTCAGGCATAAAAAATGCCAGCCGGCAATGAACCGGCTGGCATACGTTCATTGGCCCCCAGGGCGCTTTCGATCAGGCGAAAATCGTCATCATATAGGCGGCAAACAGCGCCAGGTGCGCGGTGCCGTTCAACACGTTGGTGCGGCCGGTGGAGAATGAAATGTGGCACAGCATCAGCACGGCCAGCATCACCACCATATGCGGCGCCTGCATGCCGAAAATCAGCGTCTGGCCGGTCAGCGTGGCGATGATGGTCACCGCCGGTACGGTCAGTGAGATGGTGGCCAGCACCGAGCCGAAGAACAGGTTCATGGCGCGTTGCACCTGGTTGTTCAGCACGGCGCGCAATGCGCCCAGCCCTTCAGGCGACAGGATCAGCAACGCCACCAGGAAGCCGGTGAACTGCGCCGGCGCATTCAATTTGGTCAGCAGGCCTTCCAGAGGGCCGGCGTTGAACTTGGTTACCGCGATAACCGCAACCAGATGCACAACCAGCCACGCGGCGTGCCAGGTGTTGCTGTGGGACGAAGGCTTGCCATGGTGCGGATCGCCATCGTCGTCTTCATGTTCATAAACGAACAGGCTTTGGTGCGTTTTGGTTTGAATGATTAAAAACACGCCGTACATGGCAGCGGAAATTGCCGCCACCAACAGCGCCTGGGCCGTGTTGAAATTGCCGCCGGGCAGGGCGCTTGGCAGCACCAGCACGATCACCGCCAGTGGGAAGATGGCCATCAGGTACTGTTTGATGCCGCTCAGGTTAACGTGCTGGGTGGCGAACTTGCGCCCGCCCAGCAGCAGGGCAAAGCCCACCAGGCCGCCGGTCACGATCATAATGATGGAGTAGAGCGTATCGCGCATCAGCGCCGGCGCGGCGTCGCCGGTGGCCATCAGGGCAGAAATCAGGCTGACTTCCAAAATGACTACGGATAGGCTGAGAATCAGTGAACCATAGGGTTCGCCCAGGCGATGGGCGAGCACGTCGGCATGGCGAACCACGCTGAAGGCGCTGCTGAGGATACCGATCAGGGCAAGAATATTGATGCCGACAATCAATGGCATATTAGCGGTAGTGCCCCAAATGCTCAGAACCGCCAGCGCCACAACCGGGAATAT is part of the Gibbsiella quercinecans genome and encodes:
- the chaA gene encoding sodium-potassium/proton antiporter ChaA, producing MQSQHDTERSKSRHSEISLIFPVVALAVLSIWGTTANMPLIVGINILALIGILSSAFSVVRHADVLAHRLGEPYGSLILSLSVVILEVSLISALMATGDAAPALMRDTLYSIIMIVTGGLVGFALLLGGRKFATQHVNLSGIKQYLMAIFPLAVIVLVLPSALPGGNFNTAQALLVAAISAAMYGVFLIIQTKTHQSLFVYEHEDDDGDPHHGKPSSHSNTWHAAWLVVHLVAVIAVTKFNAGPLEGLLTKLNAPAQFTGFLVALLILSPEGLGALRAVLNNQVQRAMNLFFGSVLATISLTVPAVTIIATLTGQTLIFGMQAPHMVVMLAVLMLCHISFSTGRTNVLNGTAHLALFAAYMMTIFA
- a CDS encoding DNA-binding transcriptional regulator; translation: MFHCNICGTAAHARSSRYLSENTKERYHQCQNINCSHTFVTMETIGRTIMKPGHVVPVLPHPTHYGQQSMLM